The genomic stretch CGTGACAACAACGCCCTGACGCTCAAGGATTCGCTGCGCAATATCGACCTTCTGATCATCGATGACATGCAGTTCTTGCAGGGCAAGATGATCCAGAACGAGTTCTGCCACCTGCTCAATACCTTGCTCGACAGCGCCAAGCAGGTGGTCGTGGCCGCCGACCGTGCGCCTTGGGAACTGGAGTCCCTGGACCCGCGCGTCCGTTCGCGCCTGCAGGGCGGCGTGGCGATCGAGATGGAAAGCCCCGACTATGAGATGCGCTTCGAAATGCTGAAGCGTCGCCTGGAGGCGGCTCAGCAGGAAGACGCCTCGCTGGACATCCCGGTCGAAATCCTCTCGCATGTGGCCCGCAATGTCGCCAATAGCGGTCGCGAACTGGAAGGTGCATTCAACCAGTTGCTCTTTCGCCGCTCGTTCGAGCCTTCGCTGTCGATCGAGCGCGTCGATGAACTGCTCGCCCATCTGGTCGGCACTGGAGAGGCAAAGCGCGTCCGCATCGAGGACATCCAGCGGATCGTCGCCCGTCACTATAACGTCTCGCGACAGGAACTCGTTTCCAATCGCCGAACACGAGTCGTGGTGAAACCGCGCCAGATCGCCATGTATCTGGCGAAGACTCTGACGCCTAGGTCATTCCCGGAGATCGGTCGCCGCTTCGGCGGACGCGACCATACGACGGTACTTCATGCTGTACGAAAGATTGAAGACCTGATCTCGGGCGACAGCAAGCTCTGCCACGAAGTGGAGCTTCTGAAGCGGCTGATCAACGAGAACAATGCCTGATCAAGATAGGCCGGCAGAGATGCCGGCCTTCTCGTTTATCCGGCAGGGGCCGGTTGCTGTCCAAATCCCTAGCAGGCCAGATCCGCGACCACGGCGTCCAGGATGAGCATTCCCTTAGGGGTGCAGCGCAGCCTCGAATTGCCAAGCCGTTCGATAAAGCCGTGTTCCAGTAAGGTCTCCTCCCGTGCGGGATCGGGATCCCGGCCGGACAGTTGCTGCCAGCGGGCAAGGTCGACGCCCTCGGTCAATCTCAGCCCCATCAACAGCAGTTCGTCGGCCTGCTCGTCGCGGCCGAGGTCCTCCTGGTCCACAAGGCCGTGTCCCTGTTGCTCTACGAGTTCCAGCCATGTCTCGGGACGCCGTTCGGTCGCTGTCCCGATCTTGGCCGCGCCGCGTGTGAGGCGGCCGTGTGCTCCCGGCCCGATCCCCGCATAGTCGCCATAGCGCCAGTAGGTGAGGTTATGGCGGCTTTCGGCGCCCGGTCGGGCATGGTTTGAAACCTCATACGCCGGCAGTCCGTGACGGGCGGTGATCTCCTGCGTCGCCTCGTAGAGGTTCGCAGACTGATCGCCGTCGGGCACGACAAGCTTGCCGGCCTTGTGAAGGCCGTAGAACGGCGTGCCTTCCTCGATGGTGAGCTGGTAGAGCGAGAGGTGGTCGACGGCATAGGAGATCGCCTGCTCGAGCTCGGCCTCCCATGCCTCGACCGTCTGCCCTGGACGGGCATAGATGAGGTCGAAGCTCATGCGGGGAAAGATCTCCCGCGCCAGGCGGACCGCCTTCAGCGCATCGGTCACGTCATGGAGCCGGCCCAGAAATTTCAGGTCGGCATCGTTGAGGGCCTGCACGCCCAAAGACACGCGGTTTACGCCTGCCGCCCGATAGCCGCGGAACCGCTCCGCCTCGACGCTGGACGGATTGGCTTCCATGGTGATCTCGATCCCATCCGGCACATGCCAGTACCGGGCAATGCCGTCGAGGACTGCGGCGACCGTGCCCGGCTCCATCAGCGACGGCGTTCCGCCGCCGAGGAAGATACTGGTAACGGTCTTCGGCCCGCTCATCTGACGCATGGTGGCCATCTCCCGCAGGAAGGCGGCGGTAAAGCGAGGCTGGTCGACAGGCTGGTGCCGGACATGGCTGTTGAAATCGCAGTAGGGACACTTCGCCGCGCAGAACGGCCAATGCACATAGATGCCGAAGCCGGGTTCCCCGGTATCGGGCAGAAGGGGCGCGTCGGGGTTGAACGGCACTCAGCTCTCCAGGCAGGTTTCCACGAAGCGCTTGAATGCGCGGGCGCGGTGCGAAAGCGCATCGGAACCCCCGGGCTTCCAGCCGTGCTTTTCTTCCGAGCTCATCTCGCCGAAGGTAGTGTCATAGCCCTTCGGCTGGAAGACCGGGTCGTAACCGAAGCCCTTGTCTCCCCGGGGCGGCCAGACGACGCTGCCCTCGACCTCGCCACGAAAGAACTCCGTATGGCCATCCGGCCAGGCAAGGCAAAGCACGCTCACGAAACGGGCGGTGCGCTGCTCGGCGGTGGTCGCCCCGCGCTCTAAGAGCGCCTTCTCGACCTTCTCCATAGCCATGATGAAATCGCGGCTGCCGTCCTCGCGCTCTGCCCAGTTGGCAGTGTAGACGCCCGGTTGCCCATCGAGTGCATCGACGACGAGGCCGGAATCGTCGGAGAGCGCCGGAAGGCCGGATGCCGTGGCGGAGGCCAGTGCCTTGATAGCCGCGTTTTCCTCGAAGGTCGTACCGGTCTCGGCCGGCTCCTCCAGCGCCAGTTCAGCCGCAGATTTCGCGCTGAAGCCGAACGGAGCAATGAGCTCGGCGATCTCGCGGATCTTGCCGGCATTGTGGCTGGCGACGACGATCGTCCTGGTGTCGAGTTTGCGCATGTTCCTGATTTCCTCAGCCGATGGACCAGAGGCCCGGTTCGGCGCATTCGAGACTGTTGCCCGCCGGATCGCGGAAGTAGATCGACCGGGCGCCGTTCGGCCATATCACGTCGCTCTCGATCGCGACGCCTGCCTTCTTCAGCGTGTCGGCGACAGCGTCGAGATTGCTGCGGGCGACCCGAAAGCAGGCATGGCCTGCACCTGTCGCGCCATGTGGCGGGACTTGCGGCCCGTTCTCGGCAGGCGGCTTCACCGTCTCGTCCGGATTGAAGACAAGCAGCACGCCTTGCCCGCACCGGAAGAAGACATGGCGGTTGCTGGCCCGGACGATCCGCTCCAGTCCCAGGATGCCGCCGTAGAAACCCTCTGCCGCATCGAGATCTTCGGCATAGAGGGCGGTCTCGAGCATCCCTTCGATCAGCATCGCGCTCTCCGGTCAGGCAGTGATGGCCTGCTTCTGAAGTGCCACCAGTTCCTCGGTCCCCGCCTTCGCCAGCGCCAGCAGTGAAAGGAACTCTTCCTGGCTGAACGGTGCACCCTCGGCGGTTCCCTGTACCTCCACGATACCGCCCGTGCCGGTCATGACAAAATTGGCATCCGTTTCGGCGGCGGAATCTTCGAGATAGTCGAGGTCGATGACCGACTGTCCAGCGAAGATACCGCAGGAGATCGCCGCGACGTGGTCCTTCAGGACCTTGTCGAGCTTCGTCATCGAACGGGCTTCCATCCATTTCAGGCAGTCGTGCAGAGCAATCCAGCCGCCCGTGATGGCAGCGGTTCGCGTGCCGCCGTCCGCCTGGATGACGTCGCAGTCGATGGTAATCTGCTTTTCCCCAAGCGCGCTCAGGTCCACCACGGCGCGAAGCGAGCGGCCGATCAGGCGCTGGATTTCCTGGGTGCGCCCGCCTTGCTTGCCGGACGCAGCTTCGCGCTTCATCCGATCACCGGTCGCGCGAGGCAGCATGCCGTATTCGGCCGTCACCCAGCCCTTGCCGCTGTTGCGAAGCCATGCCGGAGGCTTCTCCTCAAGGCTCGCGGTGCAGAGGACGTGGGTGTCGCCGAAGCGGACGAGGCAGGACCCTTCCGCATGTTTCGAGAAGTTGCGCTCGAAGGAAACCTTGCGCATCTGGTCGGTTTTTCTGCCTGAAGGCCGCATGTCATGCTCCTGAGAATTTCCTAGGCGTTCTACGGACGTCGCCCGGCATTTGCAAAGGAAAAGGGGCAAGGCGTGTCTCGGAGCGGTCCCGAAGGCGCGCAGAACTTCCGTATGGCGAAGACCGCGCCGGATCACTATATTCCACCCAGACAAACCGAGGGCTTCAAGGGAACGATGGGATTGATGGAACGAAGGGAAAGCGGCGCGGTGCTTGACGACCGTTCGCGTGAGATCTTCAGACGCATCGTCGAAAGCTACCTTGAAACCGGAGAACCACTTGGTTCTCGAAATCTTTCCCGCCTCCTGCCTATGTCGCTGTCGCCGGCATCTGTCCGCAATGTCATGAGCGATCTGGAAGAGCTCGGCCTCATTTATTCTCCACACGTCAGCGCAGGTCGATTGCCGACCCAGTCCGGCCTGCGCTTTTTCGTCGATGCCTTCATGCAGGTTGGTGATCTCTCGGAGGAGGAGCGGACGAGCATTGAACGCCAGATCCGCCCGGAGGACCGCGACCGACCGCTTGAGAGCCTGATGCACGATGCCAGCCGGATGCTCTCCGGTGTCTCGCGCGGCGCCGGCATCGTCGTCACCACCAAGAGTGATCCTATCCTCAAGCATGTAGAGTTCATCCGGCTGGAGCCGACCAAGGCCCTGGCGGTCCTGGTAGGCGAACATAACCAGGTCGAAAACCGGATCATCGACCTGCCTGCGGGAGTGACCTCCTCGCAACTGACAGAAGCCGCAAACTTCCTGAATGCTCATCTGACGGGCCAGACTCTCCTTGAGCTT from Pseudorhizobium banfieldiae encodes the following:
- the hrcA gene encoding heat-inducible transcriptional repressor HrcA — its product is MGLMERRESGAVLDDRSREIFRRIVESYLETGEPLGSRNLSRLLPMSLSPASVRNVMSDLEELGLIYSPHVSAGRLPTQSGLRFFVDAFMQVGDLSEEERTSIERQIRPEDRDRPLESLMHDASRMLSGVSRGAGIVVTTKSDPILKHVEFIRLEPTKALAVLVGEHNQVENRIIDLPAGVTSSQLTEAANFLNAHLTGQTLLELRAELERLKTQVQTELTALSQDLVQRGLAVWSGTREDGKPNQLIVRGRANLLEGMTGLDDLDRLRLLFDDLEKKDSLIEILNLAESGPGVRIFIGSENKLFSLSGSSLIVAPYRDQEERIVGAVGVIGPTRLNYSRVVPMVDYTAQLLARLTRKPR
- the dnaA gene encoding chromosomal replication initiator protein DnaA is translated as MQTNTAARALGEADHVRQAFETSSTQTKEVSSDMTDEALFGRVKQRLKAQVGADVYTSWFGRLKLHSFSKSVVRLSVPTTFLKSWITNRYLDLITSIFQAEEPGILKVEILVRSASRNPRPVSAETSPQATEAAPVATPSASRQSASREIGKIATFPTAAASPRPSAAAPLFGSPLDSRFTFDTYVEGPSNRVALAAARTIAEAGAGAVRFNPLFIHSGVGLGKTHLLQAIANAAVSSARAPRVVYLTAEYFMWRFATAIRDNNALTLKDSLRNIDLLIIDDMQFLQGKMIQNEFCHLLNTLLDSAKQVVVAADRAPWELESLDPRVRSRLQGGVAIEMESPDYEMRFEMLKRRLEAAQQEDASLDIPVEILSHVARNVANSGRELEGAFNQLLFRRSFEPSLSIERVDELLAHLVGTGEAKRVRIEDIQRIVARHYNVSRQELVSNRRTRVVVKPRQIAMYLAKTLTPRSFPEIGRRFGGRDHTTVLHAVRKIEDLISGDSKLCHEVELLKRLINENNA
- the hemW gene encoding radical SAM family heme chaperone HemW; amino-acid sequence: MPFNPDAPLLPDTGEPGFGIYVHWPFCAAKCPYCDFNSHVRHQPVDQPRFTAAFLREMATMRQMSGPKTVTSIFLGGGTPSLMEPGTVAAVLDGIARYWHVPDGIEITMEANPSSVEAERFRGYRAAGVNRVSLGVQALNDADLKFLGRLHDVTDALKAVRLAREIFPRMSFDLIYARPGQTVEAWEAELEQAISYAVDHLSLYQLTIEEGTPFYGLHKAGKLVVPDGDQSANLYEATQEITARHGLPAYEVSNHARPGAESRHNLTYWRYGDYAGIGPGAHGRLTRGAAKIGTATERRPETWLELVEQQGHGLVDQEDLGRDEQADELLLMGLRLTEGVDLARWQQLSGRDPDPAREETLLEHGFIERLGNSRLRCTPKGMLILDAVVADLAC
- the rdgB gene encoding RdgB/HAM1 family non-canonical purine NTP pyrophosphatase; the protein is MRKLDTRTIVVASHNAGKIREIAELIAPFGFSAKSAAELALEEPAETGTTFEENAAIKALASATASGLPALSDDSGLVVDALDGQPGVYTANWAEREDGSRDFIMAMEKVEKALLERGATTAEQRTARFVSVLCLAWPDGHTEFFRGEVEGSVVWPPRGDKGFGYDPVFQPKGYDTTFGEMSSEEKHGWKPGGSDALSHRARAFKRFVETCLES
- the rph gene encoding ribonuclease PH, whose amino-acid sequence is MRPSGRKTDQMRKVSFERNFSKHAEGSCLVRFGDTHVLCTASLEEKPPAWLRNSGKGWVTAEYGMLPRATGDRMKREAASGKQGGRTQEIQRLIGRSLRAVVDLSALGEKQITIDCDVIQADGGTRTAAITGGWIALHDCLKWMEARSMTKLDKVLKDHVAAISCGIFAGQSVIDLDYLEDSAAETDANFVMTGTGGIVEVQGTAEGAPFSQEEFLSLLALAKAGTEELVALQKQAITA
- a CDS encoding VOC family protein, which encodes MLIEGMLETALYAEDLDAAEGFYGGILGLERIVRASNRHVFFRCGQGVLLVFNPDETVKPPAENGPQVPPHGATGAGHACFRVARSNLDAVADTLKKAGVAIESDVIWPNGARSIYFRDPAGNSLECAEPGLWSIG